From Antedon mediterranea chromosome 9, ecAntMedi1.1, whole genome shotgun sequence, a single genomic window includes:
- the LOC140058218 gene encoding uncharacterized protein, producing MLLKEVLSLNPYENGEKWNDVASNFNVALKVFRPSTLQVNTRSVKERVEKLLRIFKSQQLESLRKSGCAEEYSEREQLLTELTTLKDESQKPQIKQNTKSEVLFESGLEIRKRALETLGPVNRDKTSEKKKLKTNSLHNYKE from the exons ATGCTGCTGAAGGAGGTCCTGTCACTAAACCCTTATGAAAATGGAGAAAAATGGAACGATGTGGCTTCAAATTTCAATGTTGCCCTCAAGGTGTTTCGTCCATCCACCTTGCAGGTAAACACGAGATCAGTTAAAGAGAGGGTTGAAAAGCTCTTGAGGATATTTAAGTCGCAGCAGTTAGAATCACTAAGAAA ATCGGGATGTGCTGAAGAATATTCGGAGAGAGAACAGCTGTTAACAGAACTAACTACCCTGAAGGATGAGAGCCAGAAGCCACAAATCAAGCAAAATACTAAATCAGAGGTGTTGTTTGAATCAGGTTTAGAAATTAGAAAAAGAGCATTGGAAACATTGGGTCCAGTAAATAGAG ATAAAAccagtgaaaaaaaaaagctgAAGACAAATTCACTTCATAACTATAAAGAATAG